From Oenococcus sicerae, the proteins below share one genomic window:
- a CDS encoding DMT family transporter, giving the protein MKKAYLLIAFATLMFSSMEIALKMAGASFNPIQLNLIRFFIGALVLLPFAIKSIRRNTDLTPRLADFAIFALTGFMCVIISMSLFQIAIVVDEASTVAVLFSSNPVFALIFVVLILRERIARAEIISTVVSIIGLIVIANPAHLTNPLGLTLALLSALTFGLYSVISRFGSVKLNYDGITMTCFTFFAGSLELLIIAWVSKITVVGSFLRSVGLTDFANIPILRGINLAHLPILLFIGVLVTGGGFAAYFMAMEITNVSTASLVFFIKPGLAPILATLILHEKIVPTTIIGIVIILIGSTLTFISNYRRTHLPIRQKTAD; this is encoded by the coding sequence ATGAAAAAAGCTTACTTGCTGATCGCTTTTGCGACCTTAATGTTTAGTTCGATGGAAATAGCTTTAAAAATGGCTGGTGCCAGTTTTAATCCAATTCAATTGAATCTGATTCGTTTTTTTATTGGAGCCTTAGTGCTCTTACCGTTTGCGATCAAGTCGATTCGGAGAAACACCGATCTAACGCCAAGACTGGCTGATTTTGCCATTTTTGCCCTGACTGGTTTTATGTGTGTCATTATTTCGATGTCGCTTTTTCAGATTGCGATCGTCGTTGATGAAGCCTCAACTGTTGCGGTTCTGTTCTCTTCAAATCCAGTGTTTGCGCTCATTTTTGTGGTACTGATTTTAAGGGAACGAATTGCTCGAGCAGAGATAATTTCGACAGTTGTCTCCATTATTGGGCTGATCGTCATTGCTAATCCGGCGCACTTGACTAACCCCTTGGGTCTGACTTTAGCGCTGCTGTCGGCCTTAACTTTTGGTCTATATTCGGTCATTTCTCGTTTTGGTTCTGTCAAACTCAATTATGATGGCATCACGATGACTTGTTTTACTTTCTTTGCTGGATCGCTGGAATTACTGATCATTGCTTGGGTTTCGAAGATCACGGTCGTTGGTAGTTTTTTGAGATCAGTTGGTTTAACAGACTTTGCAAACATACCCATTTTGCGCGGTATCAACCTCGCTCATTTGCCCATCTTGCTGTTCATTGGTGTCTTAGTTACTGGTGGTGGATTTGCAGCCTATTTCATGGCGATGGAAATTACAAATGTTTCAACTGCAAGTCTGGTCTTTTTCATCAAACCTGGGTTGGCTCCGATTTTAGCCACGCTGATTCTGCACGAAAAAATTGTGCCAACAACGATCATTGGTATTGTTATTATTTTGATTGGTTCAACGCTCACTTTTATTTCCAACTATCGGCGTACGCATTTGCCGATTCGTCAGAAAACAGCCGATTAA
- a CDS encoding universal stress protein, whose product MDIAYKTILIATDGSKEATDAFKKAVTLAALHGEETTLVIAHVIDTPSLQSMGTFDEKFLEKLTNEALDNLDKLKKRALAAGVKNVKTHVEYGSPRQLIAYKIPDAFNADLLIVGATGLTKFEKLLIGSVTAFVVRNAKIDVLITK is encoded by the coding sequence ATGGATATCGCATATAAAACAATTCTAATTGCAACAGACGGAAGTAAAGAAGCAACAGATGCTTTCAAAAAAGCCGTGACATTGGCAGCCCTGCATGGTGAGGAAACAACGCTCGTTATTGCTCATGTGATCGATACACCATCACTTCAATCCATGGGAACTTTTGATGAAAAGTTTTTGGAGAAATTAACCAACGAAGCTTTGGATAACTTGGATAAATTGAAAAAGCGGGCGTTAGCAGCTGGCGTGAAAAACGTTAAAACACATGTTGAGTACGGCTCGCCAAGACAGCTGATCGCTTACAAGATTCCAGATGCATTCAATGCAGATCTGTTGATCGTTGGTGCAACTGGATTAACAAAATTTGAAAAGTTATTAATCGGTTCGGTAACGGCCTTCGTTGTCAGAAACGCCAAGATAGATGTCTTGATCACAAAATAA
- a CDS encoding copper-translocating P-type ATPase, with protein sequence MDMSDMKMTDGKKETMDMSDMKMTDGKKETMDMSDMKMTDGKKETMDMSDMKMAHESMMMSADFEKKFWVSLVLTIPVLFMSDLMGALKTAILVFPGSQWLSAGLASIIFFYGGGIFIKHARMELQMRKPAMMSLIAMAIIVAYLYSLFTLFTNMKMDFWLELTTLIDIMLLGHWLEQKATSKASDSLEKMAALLPSEAIVLHGDMQMKMALSDIKIGQTVLVGAGEKVPVDGKIVDGSSDINEAMVTGESRPVAKKLGDQVIGGSLNGNGSLKVLVTGTGQSGFVAQVMDMIAKAQQQKSKSESLADEVSSWLFYIALVVGIITFISWYMFTKNFDTALERLVTVLVIACPHALGLAIPLVIARSTSIGATNGLLVRNRQAIENATKIDTIAMDKTGTLTEGKFIVSEYTNDQVLSIIASLETNSTHPLAKSIVSFANQKKLSLLAAQNVNAIAGVGLEGDVNGKHYQLVSTKYLMDQHIVFDEKQNHRLADQGNSLSYLVADTHVLGFVAQGDLIRPQSKALIAGLKKLAINPVMLTGDNTGSAKIVADQLGITDIHAELLPADKDKIVAQYIKEGHKIAMVGDGINDAPSLTRADIGIAIGAGTDVAVDSADVVLVKSDPADILRFLKLAKKTMAKMIENLWWGAGYNLIAIPLAAGVLAPIGIILSPAVGAAIMALSTLVVALNAMTLKA encoded by the coding sequence ATGGATATGTCTGACATGAAAATGACTGATGGCAAAAAAGAAACAATGGATATGTCTGACATGAAAATGACTGATGGCAAAAAAGAAACAATGGATATGTCTGACATGAAAATGACTGATGGCAAAAAAGAAACAATGGATATGTCTGACATGAAAATGGCTCATGAGAGTATGATGATGTCGGCTGATTTTGAAAAGAAATTCTGGGTCTCCCTTGTGTTGACGATTCCAGTGTTATTCATGTCTGATTTGATGGGTGCTTTAAAAACAGCCATTCTTGTCTTCCCTGGATCTCAATGGTTATCGGCTGGACTCGCCAGTATCATTTTCTTTTACGGCGGCGGCATTTTTATTAAACACGCACGTATGGAACTGCAGATGAGAAAACCTGCCATGATGAGTTTGATCGCAATGGCAATTATCGTTGCCTATCTTTACAGTCTATTTACTTTATTTACAAACATGAAAATGGATTTTTGGCTGGAGCTCACAACTTTAATCGATATCATGCTGCTGGGTCATTGGTTGGAACAAAAAGCGACTTCCAAAGCGAGTGATTCGCTCGAAAAAATGGCTGCTTTGCTGCCGAGTGAGGCAATTGTTTTACATGGCGATATGCAAATGAAAATGGCACTATCCGATATTAAGATCGGTCAAACGGTGCTGGTCGGAGCTGGCGAAAAAGTACCGGTCGATGGCAAGATCGTTGATGGCAGTTCTGATATTAATGAGGCGATGGTGACTGGCGAAAGTCGGCCTGTTGCAAAAAAACTAGGTGATCAGGTCATCGGTGGTTCTTTGAATGGTAATGGCAGTCTAAAAGTGCTCGTTACCGGAACAGGGCAGTCGGGTTTTGTTGCACAAGTTATGGACATGATCGCCAAGGCGCAGCAGCAAAAATCAAAATCGGAAAGTTTGGCCGATGAAGTCTCTAGCTGGTTGTTTTATATTGCACTCGTGGTGGGCATTATAACTTTTATTAGTTGGTATATGTTCACGAAGAACTTTGACACTGCCTTGGAACGCCTTGTGACCGTCTTGGTTATCGCTTGTCCGCATGCTCTGGGTTTGGCGATCCCGTTAGTAATAGCACGCTCAACTTCGATTGGCGCGACAAATGGGCTGCTGGTACGTAATCGGCAAGCTATCGAAAATGCCACAAAAATTGACACGATCGCAATGGATAAGACAGGCACACTGACAGAAGGCAAGTTTATTGTTTCCGAATATACAAATGACCAAGTTCTGTCCATCATTGCAAGCTTGGAAACAAATTCTACCCATCCTTTGGCAAAGAGTATTGTTAGTTTTGCCAATCAAAAAAAGCTGTCTTTATTGGCAGCACAAAATGTTAATGCGATTGCCGGTGTCGGCTTAGAGGGTGATGTCAATGGCAAACATTATCAATTAGTTTCAACGAAATATCTTATGGATCAACATATCGTGTTCGATGAGAAACAAAACCATCGATTGGCTGATCAAGGCAATTCGCTTTCCTATCTTGTTGCGGATACTCACGTATTAGGCTTCGTAGCCCAAGGTGATCTGATCAGACCACAATCCAAAGCTTTGATTGCTGGGTTGAAAAAACTGGCGATTAATCCCGTGATGCTGACTGGCGACAACACAGGTTCTGCAAAAATTGTGGCTGATCAATTAGGGATCACTGACATCCATGCGGAGCTATTGCCTGCTGATAAAGATAAAATTGTGGCTCAGTATATTAAAGAGGGCCACAAAATTGCCATGGTTGGGGATGGCATTAATGATGCGCCAAGTCTAACTCGAGCTGATATTGGTATCGCAATTGGTGCTGGTACTGATGTTGCCGTTGATTCGGCTGATGTTGTTTTGGTTAAATCTGATCCAGCCGATATTCTGCGTTTTCTGAAATTAGCTAAGAAAACAATGGCCAAAATGATTGAGAATCTTTGGTGGGGTGCTGGTTATAACTTGATTGCGATTCCCCTGGCTGCTGGTGTTTTGGCGCCCATCGGCATTATTCTTTCACCTGCTGTCGGCGCGGCAATTATGGCTTTGTCAACGTTAGTGGTTGCTTTAAACGCAATGACTCTGAAAGCTTGA
- a CDS encoding CopY/TcrY family copper transport repressor — translation MTNVDYKKEQISSAEWQVMRIIWSLGQVTTTELISYLNKKESWRPSTIKTLVMRLERKGYLTDDGVSRGRKFKALVSEDSAMLQAGQDLFAAMCAMKNGMVLTDLLQKVDLSKDDIDKMIAVLQKKIVDAPNMVACNCLPGTKGNC, via the coding sequence ATGACAAATGTAGATTATAAAAAAGAACAAATTTCAAGTGCAGAATGGCAAGTGATGCGGATTATCTGGTCGCTTGGTCAAGTAACGACTACCGAACTGATCAGCTATTTGAATAAAAAAGAATCTTGGCGTCCGTCAACGATCAAAACGCTTGTGATGCGTTTGGAAAGAAAGGGCTATTTAACCGATGATGGCGTGAGTCGCGGCCGTAAATTCAAAGCGCTGGTTTCTGAAGACTCAGCTATGCTGCAAGCTGGCCAAGATTTATTTGCAGCAATGTGTGCGATGAAAAACGGCATGGTCCTGACTGACTTGCTGCAAAAAGTAGATTTGTCAAAAGATGATATTGACAAAATGATTGCTGTTCTACAAAAAAAGATCGTTGATGCACCGAACATGGTGGCGTGCAATTGCTTGCCGGGAACGAAGGGAAACTGCTGA
- a CDS encoding NAD(P)H-binding protein produces MKITIIGAAGQIPSYLIPMLQKQTDAQLTLFARQATQRLLDFSNPRVRIIDGDATKANDVKMAITDADVVFMDFDGPEAIKKVITVMDQLAKKRLIVAGLLGVFDEVAGAFGKWNNSMIGGGYRPHKQAVTALENSDLDYTYLRMTWLYNQDGNTRYEIQKKGQPLIGAQVTRQAISQYVIDLIQDPKLGIREANAVVEPNTNFAKPSFY; encoded by the coding sequence ATGAAAATTACGATTATTGGGGCAGCTGGACAGATACCGAGTTATTTAATTCCGATGCTCCAAAAACAAACTGATGCACAGCTAACTTTATTTGCACGGCAAGCAACACAACGTCTTTTGGATTTTTCCAATCCGCGTGTGCGTATTATTGATGGGGATGCAACTAAGGCTAATGATGTCAAAATGGCCATCACGGACGCTGATGTTGTTTTCATGGATTTTGATGGACCTGAGGCAATTAAAAAAGTGATCACAGTGATGGACCAGCTTGCTAAAAAGCGTTTAATCGTTGCCGGGCTGTTAGGTGTTTTTGATGAGGTGGCAGGTGCTTTTGGCAAATGGAATAACAGCATGATCGGTGGTGGTTATCGTCCACATAAGCAGGCGGTGACAGCCTTGGAAAACTCTGACCTTGACTATACCTATTTGCGTATGACTTGGCTTTACAACCAAGATGGTAATACACGTTATGAGATTCAAAAAAAAGGTCAGCCTTTGATCGGTGCTCAAGTAACGCGCCAGGCGATTTCACAATATGTGATCGACTTGATTCAAGATCCAAAATTAGGTATTCGTGAAGCTAATGCTGTTGTTGAGCCAAACACCAATTTTGCTAAACCTAGTTTTTATTAA
- the eno gene encoding phosphopyruvate hydratase: MSLIASIYAREVLDSRGNPTVEAEVYTEDGSFGRGIVPSGASTGEHEAVELRDGDKSRYLGKGVTKAVANVNGVISDALVGKFDAADQRGIDLAMIALDGTPNKGKLGANAILSVSIAVARAAAEESGLPLYQYLGGPNSYVLPTPMMNVINGGAHSDNKVDFQEFMIMPVGAKSVKEAIRMGSETFHNLKKLLEADGKNTGVGDEGGFAPDFANNEEPLQYLVKAIVAAGYKPGVDIALATDVAASELYNADTKKYKLKWSTGEEFTAPEFEKYIEGLVAKYPIVSVEDPLDENEWDDWVEMTKELGKKVQIVGDDFFATNTDYLKKGIKLGAANAILIKLNQIGTLTETFEAIEMAKEAGYTAIVSHRSGETEDTTIADLVVATNAGQIKTGSMSRTDRIAKYNQLMRIEDELNQGEPTGVSAYKGINSFYNLSADAKKEIQGHKG, from the coding sequence ATGTCATTAATTGCAAGTATTTATGCGCGTGAAGTTCTTGACTCACGTGGAAATCCTACTGTCGAAGCTGAAGTATATACCGAAGATGGTAGCTTCGGTCGAGGCATTGTTCCATCTGGTGCTTCAACCGGCGAACACGAAGCTGTTGAATTGCGCGATGGTGATAAAAGCCGTTATTTGGGCAAGGGTGTCACTAAAGCTGTTGCCAATGTCAATGGTGTTATTTCCGATGCCTTGGTTGGCAAATTCGATGCTGCTGACCAGCGCGGCATTGATTTGGCTATGATCGCATTAGATGGTACGCCTAACAAAGGCAAGCTTGGTGCTAATGCCATTTTGTCTGTTTCGATTGCTGTTGCAAGAGCAGCTGCTGAGGAATCTGGTTTGCCGCTTTATCAGTATCTTGGCGGACCTAATTCATACGTTTTGCCAACACCAATGATGAACGTTATCAATGGTGGTGCGCATTCAGACAACAAGGTCGACTTCCAGGAATTTATGATCATGCCTGTTGGCGCTAAGTCTGTTAAAGAAGCGATCCGTATGGGTTCTGAGACTTTCCACAATTTGAAGAAATTGTTGGAAGCTGATGGCAAGAACACTGGTGTTGGTGATGAAGGTGGTTTTGCCCCTGATTTCGCTAATAACGAAGAGCCTTTGCAATATCTTGTTAAGGCAATTGTGGCAGCGGGTTACAAGCCTGGTGTTGATATTGCCTTGGCAACAGATGTTGCTGCTTCGGAGCTTTATAACGCTGATACGAAGAAGTACAAGTTAAAGTGGTCAACTGGTGAAGAGTTTACAGCTCCTGAATTTGAAAAGTATATCGAAGGTTTGGTTGCGAAGTATCCAATTGTATCTGTTGAGGATCCGCTGGATGAAAATGAGTGGGATGACTGGGTTGAAATGACCAAAGAATTGGGCAAGAAAGTCCAAATCGTCGGTGATGATTTCTTTGCTACGAACACTGATTATCTGAAAAAGGGTATCAAGTTGGGTGCTGCCAATGCGATTTTGATTAAATTGAACCAAATTGGTACTTTAACTGAGACTTTTGAAGCAATTGAGATGGCTAAGGAAGCTGGCTATACGGCTATCGTTTCTCATCGTTCTGGTGAGACCGAAGATACGACGATCGCTGACTTGGTTGTTGCGACAAATGCTGGACAGATCAAGACTGGTTCAATGAGTCGAACTGATCGTATTGCCAAGTATAATCAATTAATGAGAATTGAAGATGAACTCAACCAAGGCGAACCAACGGGTGTTTCGGCTTATAAAGGCATCAATTCATTCTACAATTTGAGCGCTGATGCTAAAAAAGAGATTCAAGGACATAAGGGCTAA
- a CDS encoding ABC transporter ATP-binding protein, with amino-acid sequence MVEMSLEHIRKVYPGQIVAAVPDYSLKIKDGEFTVFIGPSGSGKSTVLRMIAGLEDITSGEFKMDEKLMNNVEPKNRDIAMVFQNYALYPHMTVFDNMAFGLKLRKEPKDKIKAAVDKAADLLGLTDFLDRKPANLSGGQRQRVALGRAMVRDAKVMLLDEPLSNLDAKLRVEMRSTIAKLHQELGNNFIYVTHDQIEAMTMADRIVLIDHGVIQQDGSPEDLYNNPGNKFVAGFMGSPSMNFMNLTLKGDTLISKDGKVNLLVPKGTSKFLKEQGYEGKEIVFGIRPEDIHTEPIAKDTYPGDTIKVRLDLVEPLGAETMYYFQVDNQQFVARVGARELSQTGDRTELTFQMPNAHFFDPTTELTIVPEGTKVYKSPTRQDSDVANTKGTSLEGQKFSAKY; translated from the coding sequence ATGGTTGAAATGTCTTTGGAACATATCCGCAAGGTCTATCCAGGCCAAATTGTGGCAGCGGTGCCTGATTATAGTTTGAAAATCAAAGATGGCGAATTTACAGTCTTCATCGGCCCTTCGGGATCAGGAAAATCAACAGTCCTGAGAATGATCGCCGGCTTGGAAGATATCACTTCTGGCGAATTCAAGATGGATGAAAAGCTCATGAATAATGTTGAGCCAAAGAATCGTGACATTGCGATGGTTTTTCAAAACTATGCTTTATATCCGCATATGACAGTTTTTGATAACATGGCTTTTGGTTTGAAACTACGTAAAGAACCGAAGGATAAAATTAAGGCAGCTGTCGATAAGGCGGCCGATCTGCTTGGTTTAACAGATTTTTTGGATCGGAAGCCAGCTAATTTATCCGGTGGTCAACGGCAACGTGTTGCTTTAGGTCGTGCAATGGTTCGTGATGCCAAGGTAATGCTTTTGGATGAGCCTCTTTCTAACTTGGACGCCAAATTACGTGTCGAGATGCGTTCTACGATTGCTAAACTGCATCAAGAATTAGGCAACAATTTTATTTATGTGACTCATGATCAAATAGAAGCGATGACAATGGCCGACCGAATCGTTTTGATTGATCACGGTGTCATCCAGCAAGATGGTTCACCGGAAGATCTGTACAACAATCCTGGTAATAAATTCGTGGCTGGTTTTATGGGCTCACCTTCGATGAATTTTATGAATCTCACTTTAAAAGGCGACACGTTGATCTCTAAAGACGGCAAAGTCAACCTGCTCGTGCCCAAGGGAACTTCCAAGTTCTTAAAAGAACAAGGATACGAAGGCAAAGAAATTGTCTTTGGTATTCGGCCAGAAGATATTCATACTGAGCCGATCGCTAAGGATACTTATCCTGGCGACACCATCAAGGTTCGGCTGGACTTAGTTGAGCCTTTGGGTGCTGAAACAATGTACTATTTTCAAGTTGATAATCAACAGTTCGTGGCGCGGGTCGGTGCTCGAGAACTATCTCAGACTGGCGATCGCACGGAACTGACTTTCCAAATGCCGAATGCACATTTCTTTGATCCCACAACGGAGTTAACGATCGTACCTGAAGGAACGAAAGTATACAAAAGTCCGACAAGACAAGATTCTGATGTTGCCAATACCAAGGGAACTTCACTTGAAGGACAAAAGTTTTCTGCCAAATATTAA
- the tpiA gene encoding triose-phosphate isomerase encodes MRKPIIIANWKMNFLRDQADQYVAKLIKKLKNDRQIEVAIASQDLFLPDLIRIADETPVSIVAQNAHWENFGPFTGETSPKALANIGVDYVMLGHFERRELFNETNSTVNLKVRTALNNGMNVIVDVEELEQVAPVLEGVLEEQMQRIMIGFEPTFAIGTGMSASTKGAEDVAAQIRKTIKKLYGINVADATRILYGGSVNRDNLKDLINQVDIDGVLVGKAALDFQTFWELVQIVQRADQKK; translated from the coding sequence ATGAGAAAACCGATTATTATTGCCAATTGGAAAATGAATTTTTTGCGTGATCAAGCTGATCAATATGTGGCGAAGTTGATTAAGAAACTAAAAAATGATCGACAAATTGAAGTTGCAATTGCCTCTCAAGATCTTTTTTTACCGGATTTGATCAGAATTGCCGATGAAACACCAGTTTCGATCGTTGCTCAAAATGCGCATTGGGAGAATTTTGGACCTTTTACAGGCGAAACATCACCAAAAGCCTTAGCTAATATCGGTGTTGACTATGTGATGCTTGGTCATTTTGAGCGGCGGGAATTATTTAATGAGACAAATTCCACGGTTAATTTAAAAGTTCGAACGGCTTTGAACAATGGCATGAACGTTATCGTGGATGTCGAGGAACTCGAACAAGTTGCACCAGTCTTGGAAGGTGTTTTAGAAGAACAGATGCAGCGTATCATGATTGGTTTTGAACCGACTTTTGCTATTGGCACAGGTATGTCTGCCAGTACTAAAGGTGCTGAGGATGTTGCCGCCCAGATTCGAAAAACGATCAAAAAACTTTATGGCATTAACGTTGCTGATGCAACACGCATTCTATATGGCGGCTCGGTTAATCGGGATAATTTAAAAGATTTGATCAATCAAGTGGACATTGATGGTGTCTTAGTCGGCAAAGCGGCTTTAGATTTTCAGACTTTTTGGGAATTGGTCCAGATTGTACAAAGAGCTGATCAAAAAAAGTGA
- a CDS encoding beta-1,6-galactofuranosyltransferase produces MNWVTLTYEPWMPIGADKAKQDFAAIAEKHAYHPLIIDRASQTVDLNLIQKNDLLIHQYPSYLGDAWELDFLQNVQRIGARFGLMIHDFEPLRILDQQSNRAAWQLLAAADFLVVHNSAMAAVMLKANSTVFQLGLFDYLTDTNSSTSRLPETLAYAGSLTKASWLKDYSLNLPLEVFGRVPRKWSLANKDQVNFHEALSPEIIAQSLESHWGLVWDTNTKKAGYQNYEKINSPHKLSLYLAADIPVIVWQQAAIAEIVLQNHIGITIDNLHDISEQIKNAEIDFHKLKHFSNKIRSGYFTTTVLEKIDKLA; encoded by the coding sequence ATGAATTGGGTGACTTTAACTTACGAACCATGGATGCCGATCGGCGCCGATAAAGCCAAACAGGATTTTGCGGCGATCGCTGAAAAACATGCCTACCATCCTTTAATAATTGATCGAGCCAGCCAAACGGTTGACTTAAACTTAATCCAAAAAAATGATCTGCTTATCCATCAATATCCCAGCTATCTCGGTGATGCTTGGGAACTGGATTTTTTACAAAATGTTCAGAGAATCGGTGCTCGTTTTGGATTGATGATCCACGATTTTGAACCATTGCGTATTTTAGATCAGCAATCAAATAGAGCTGCCTGGCAATTGTTAGCTGCTGCAGATTTTTTGGTCGTTCATAATTCAGCGATGGCGGCAGTGATGCTGAAAGCTAATTCCACTGTTTTTCAACTAGGATTATTCGATTATCTCACGGACACAAATAGTTCCACGAGCCGTTTGCCAGAAACTTTGGCATATGCTGGCAGTTTGACAAAAGCAAGTTGGTTAAAAGACTATTCACTCAATTTACCTTTGGAGGTATTCGGCCGAGTGCCGAGAAAATGGTCACTAGCAAATAAGGATCAGGTGAATTTCCACGAGGCATTAAGTCCGGAAATCATTGCGCAGTCATTAGAAAGTCACTGGGGATTAGTTTGGGATACCAATACAAAAAAAGCTGGTTATCAAAACTATGAAAAAATTAATTCACCACACAAACTCAGCCTATATTTGGCAGCTGATATCCCCGTTATCGTCTGGCAGCAAGCGGCAATTGCAGAGATTGTTTTACAAAATCACATCGGTATCACAATTGATAACCTTCATGATATTAGTGAACAAATAAAAAATGCTGAGATCGATTTTCACAAACTCAAGCATTTTTCAAACAAAATTCGTTCAGGCTATTTCACAACGACCGTCCTCGAAAAAATAGACAAACTAGCCTAA
- a CDS encoding CdaR family protein, with translation MKYISSLFRAKWFQLIVTLAMAIALFVYVTGTIGSLSSSRNHENQLITTQTADLNIPINIIMNDKKYYVSGIPQTIKVKVTGPSGLVTAAQNSQTIRATINLEKPKIGSQQVQVHLTGLSDSLAKKLDPSSLTVNVSRKISKSVPIIATYNRDNIANKYVVAGFKISQVKATIVGPSDLVKLVNHVSASLSVPANTESSITKSVALKAVDKNGSVVYVDITPNSVVASLDVTSQFTVNSNATETKTVSLNPKFTGSKSVSNYNVTLSSSSIQITGAKATVDKIDSLPLTVDLDQISSAGGVLTIKPSLPKGVNEITPKAIEVSITSRSSASSSSGGN, from the coding sequence ATGAAATATATTAGTTCTCTTTTTCGGGCAAAATGGTTTCAATTGATCGTGACATTAGCCATGGCGATCGCGCTCTTTGTCTATGTAACCGGTACGATCGGCAGTCTTAGCAGCAGCCGTAATCATGAAAATCAATTAATTACGACGCAGACGGCAGACCTGAATATTCCGATTAATATCATCATGAATGACAAGAAGTACTATGTTTCTGGTATTCCGCAAACGATCAAAGTTAAGGTAACAGGCCCTTCGGGCCTTGTGACGGCAGCGCAAAATTCACAAACAATTCGTGCAACGATCAACCTTGAAAAACCTAAAATTGGTTCTCAGCAGGTCCAAGTTCATTTGACAGGGTTGTCAGACAGCTTGGCTAAAAAGCTAGATCCTTCGTCTTTAACTGTCAATGTGTCGAGAAAAATTTCCAAAAGCGTTCCGATCATTGCAACATATAATCGAGATAATATTGCTAACAAGTATGTTGTTGCTGGCTTTAAGATCTCTCAGGTCAAGGCAACGATTGTCGGACCTTCTGATCTGGTCAAACTGGTTAATCATGTATCGGCAAGTCTGAGTGTCCCGGCAAACACAGAATCTAGCATTACAAAAAGCGTTGCTTTAAAAGCGGTGGATAAAAATGGTTCGGTCGTTTATGTTGATATTACACCGAATTCAGTAGTTGCTTCTTTGGATGTCACGAGCCAATTTACAGTTAATAGCAACGCGACTGAGACGAAAACTGTTTCATTGAATCCTAAATTTACTGGTTCTAAATCAGTTTCCAACTATAATGTGACATTGAGTTCATCAAGTATTCAAATAACGGGTGCTAAGGCGACGGTCGATAAGATTGATTCATTGCCTTTGACGGTAGATTTGGATCAAATTAGTAGCGCTGGCGGTGTTTTGACGATCAAACCGTCTCTGCCGAAAGGTGTCAATGAAATCACGCCTAAAGCGATTGAGGTGTCGATTACCTCAAGATCGTCAGCTTCATCAAGTTCAGGGGGGAATTAG
- the cdaA gene encoding diadenylate cyclase CdaA — protein MNLANIFTYENLVHLGDILIIWFVLYNVANWVRGTRAMQLVRGIVILIFVRLIAWWFGFDTVSWILDQVINWGPIALVVLFQQEIRRALENLGTKSFFRPSGPSVPSEEIVMTALDQALPYLSRRRIGALIAIEQETSLAEIIETGITLDAQVSSALLINTFIPNTPLHDGAAIINGDRLEAATAYLPLSSNPSTSKDLGTRHRAGLGLAESTDAIVIIVSEETGEVSIAHKGVLYRSLKPEKYDQFLRDRLIPENEKNRSAVFSNLASWIAGSAKKKHDQDNSKKENS, from the coding sequence ATGAATTTAGCTAACATCTTTACATATGAAAATCTGGTTCATTTAGGCGATATTCTGATCATTTGGTTTGTTCTTTATAATGTTGCCAATTGGGTTCGCGGTACTCGTGCAATGCAGTTGGTTCGCGGCATTGTTATTTTGATTTTTGTACGTTTGATCGCTTGGTGGTTTGGTTTTGATACGGTTTCTTGGATTCTGGATCAGGTTATCAATTGGGGACCGATTGCATTAGTGGTGTTATTTCAGCAAGAAATTCGCCGTGCTTTGGAAAACCTTGGCACAAAATCCTTTTTTCGTCCGTCAGGTCCGTCTGTGCCCTCTGAAGAGATCGTCATGACAGCCTTGGATCAGGCGCTGCCTTACTTGTCCAGACGCCGTATTGGCGCTTTGATCGCAATTGAACAAGAAACAAGCTTAGCTGAAATTATCGAGACCGGTATTACGCTGGATGCTCAAGTTAGTTCGGCCTTGTTGATTAATACTTTTATTCCCAATACACCTTTGCATGATGGTGCCGCTATCATTAATGGTGATCGTTTAGAAGCAGCAACAGCTTACTTGCCGCTTTCTAGTAATCCTAGTACGTCAAAAGATTTAGGTACTCGCCATCGCGCTGGACTAGGTTTGGCCGAGTCAACCGATGCGATCGTCATCATTGTTTCTGAAGAGACAGGTGAAGTGTCGATTGCTCACAAGGGTGTGTTGTATCGCAGCCTGAAACCAGAAAAATATGACCAGTTCTTGCGTGATCGTTTAATTCCGGAAAATGAAAAAAATCGTAGTGCTGTTTTCTCTAATTTAGCTAGCTGGATAGCTGGTTCCGCTAAAAAAAAGCATGACCAAGATAATTCAAAAAAGGAGAATTCTTAA